Proteins encoded within one genomic window of Xiphophorus maculatus strain JP 163 A chromosome 11, X_maculatus-5.0-male, whole genome shotgun sequence:
- the LOC102219241 gene encoding D(1)-like dopamine receptor, translating into MDQNFSTVRDGKQLTPDRDSSKRVLTGCFLSLLIFTTLLGNTLVCAAVTKFRHLRSKVTNFFVISLAISDLLVAILVMPWKAATEIMGFWPFGAFCNVWVAFDIMCSTASILNLCVISVDRYWAISSPFRYERKMTPKVACLMISVAWTLSVLISFIPVQLDWHKAETTSYAELNGTYPSELPPDNCDSSLNRTYAISSSLISFYIPVAIMLVTYTRIYRIAQKQIRRISALERAAESAKNRHSSMGNTSNIESESSFKMSFKRETKVLKTLSVIMGVFVCCWLPFFILNCMVPFCEPNLPDGSADFFCISSTTFDVFVWFGWANSSLNPIIYAFNADFRKAFSRLLGCHRLCPGNNAIEIVSINNNMAAPAPNPNSQYEPKSHIPKEGNNSASYVIPHSIQCQEDELQRKDGCGGEIEAGIVNSALEKPSPAISGNLDSDTEVTLEKINPITQNGQHKAVSC; encoded by the coding sequence ATGGATCAGAATTTCTCAACAGTACGAGACGGCAAGCAGCTCACGCCAGACAGGGACTCGTCCAAGCGAGTCTTAACAGGATGCTTTCTCTCCCTGCTTATCTTCACCACACTGCTTGGCAACACCCTGGTGTGTGCTGCTGTCACCAAGTTCCGACacctgaggtcaaaggtcaccaaCTTCTTTGTAATCTCACTGGCCATCTCGGACCTTCTGGTGGCTATCTTGGTGATGCCATGGAAGGCAGCCACAGAGATCATGGGTTTTTGGCCATTTGGGGCATTCTGTAATGTGTGGGTAGCATTTGACATTATGTGTTCCACTGCCTCTATCTTGAACCTGTGTGTTATTAGTGTTGATCGTTACTGGGCTATCTCCAGCCCTTTCCGCTATGAACGCAAAATGACCCCGAAAGTGGCGTGCCTGATGATCAGTGTAGCATGGACCCTCTCTGTACTCATCTCCTTCATTCCTGTTCAGCTAGACTGGCACAAAGCTGAGACCACCAGCTATGCAGAGTTAAATGGTACATACCCCAGTGAACTGCCCCCTGATAACTGTGATTCTAGCCTTAATAGGACGTACGCCATCTCATCCTCCCTCATTAGCTTCTATATCCCTGTAGCAATCATGCTCGTCACCTATACCCGGATCTACCGCATCGCCCAGAAACAAATTCGGAGAATATCTGCCCTGGAACGTGCAGCAGAGAGTGCCAAAAACCGACATAGCAGTATGGGGAACACCTCAAACATAGAGAGCGAGAGCTCATTCAAAATGTCGTTCAAACGGGAAACCAAAGTCTTAAAGACACTCTCGGTCATcatgggtgtgtttgtgtgctgctgGTTGCCCTTTTTCATCCTAAACTGCATGGTTCCCTTCTGCGAACCAAACCTGCCAGATGGGTCCGCAGACTTCTTCTGCATCAGCTCTACCACTTTCGATGTGTTCGTGTGGTTTGGCTGGGCAAACTCCTCTCTCAACCCTATCATCTATGCCTTCAATGCAGATTTCCGCAAGGCCTTCTCTAGACTCCTGGGCTGCCACCGGTTGTGCCCGGGGAACAACGCCATTGAGATCGTCAGCATTAACAACAACATGGCAGCCCCCGCGCCCAACCCTAACTCTCAGTATGAGCCCAAGAGCCACATCCCAAAGGAAGGGAACAACTCTGCAAGCTATGTGATTCCTCACAGCATCCAGTGTCAGGAGGACGAGTTACAGAGGAAAGATGGATGTGGAGGCGAGATTGAGGCAGGAATAGTAAACAGCGCCCTGGAGAAACCCTCCCCGGCCATTTCTGGGAATTTAGACAGTGATACCGAGGTAACCCTAGAAAAGATCAATCCCATCACACAGAA